In one window of Frigoriglobus tundricola DNA:
- a CDS encoding cyclic nucleotide-binding domain-containing protein translates to MPDYADPDISLGREEESLFARDENDVLVRREKETRDRFDQKVKVVIDGYEVEVPRAVPKTDSQGNRLRDADGELIPRTTTIHDAAAMLVSAGVWTDEELKTRIPVLCHQRHVNPVAVCRMCSVHISSMKRGKLTPSRKLVPACQHKVDTGMVVTTRAGIDGYNPKTKDQADQKVIDRASADVNDSVRMLAEFLMADHCHVPIGTAKRYDDELSTVAASLNVTAESVRGSLRRDPALPSRNEPHEISPKSRRVPLPLAQIAVEEERRPDANRAWKEWNTEVSDEFPYSSRTVVVDHDRCILCDRCVRACSEVKPFKVIGHTGKGYGTRISFDLDALMGESSCVQCGECMNSCPTGALSLRRRVQPRAWADSPEQIPVNPNTSFPAASGFLTADEMRDIWLVYESPTRGSRVVFPFRSIPYSYLKWNEGSVRKWEIEPGERKLLCREGEYGSTAFLLQGGGTFEIYSRGAAPPRKKGFLEGLFGRSRKPPADSDYGPILRVATGDELVMGEMTCLTQRPRTATVVGVAELDNQRIDLTYDENGWPKAVRDPAARGPVVVYEITRNLLDMMQRAESARDDLEEMYTFRAIQTSVTHGRLFAPLDREDRERAVTFLLTEGVEFRRVAAGETIVAEGDTAAAFYVIRLGTVRVFTTAGGGEQVLRLLSAGDYFGEAALLADRPGVRTATVAALDPVELVRVTGPVFRKMCERFPALREGLKGATRAAVPGVKGTPPPGILREYVRQGLYQGQRLLVLDLKTCTRCDECTRACADSHDGNARLLREGLRFGDFLVATSCRSCHKPYCMDGCPVDAIHRHGNHLEVVIENHCIGCGLCERNCPYGAIDMVPRSTPNPAAAAVAGGNPNMTAARRAVNCDLCGGDEPFCVQACPHEAAYRKAGPDLMDEVLSRLSHKPK, encoded by the coding sequence ATGCCCGACTACGCCGACCCGGACATCTCGCTCGGCCGCGAAGAGGAGTCGCTCTTCGCGCGCGACGAAAACGACGTGCTGGTGCGCCGCGAGAAGGAGACCCGCGACCGCTTCGACCAGAAGGTCAAGGTGGTCATCGACGGGTACGAGGTGGAGGTGCCCCGCGCCGTCCCCAAGACCGACTCGCAGGGCAACCGGCTCCGCGACGCCGACGGCGAGCTGATCCCGCGGACCACCACCATCCACGACGCCGCGGCGATGCTCGTGTCCGCCGGCGTCTGGACCGACGAGGAACTGAAGACCCGCATCCCCGTGCTGTGCCACCAGCGCCACGTCAACCCGGTGGCCGTCTGCCGCATGTGCTCGGTCCACATCTCCAGCATGAAGCGCGGCAAGCTGACCCCGAGCCGGAAGCTGGTGCCCGCGTGCCAGCACAAGGTGGACACCGGCATGGTGGTCACCACCCGCGCCGGCATCGACGGGTACAACCCCAAAACCAAGGACCAGGCCGACCAGAAGGTGATCGACCGGGCGTCGGCCGATGTGAACGACTCGGTGCGGATGCTGGCCGAGTTCCTCATGGCCGACCACTGCCACGTGCCGATCGGTACGGCCAAGCGGTACGACGACGAACTGAGTACCGTCGCGGCGTCCCTCAATGTGACCGCGGAATCCGTCCGCGGGAGCTTGCGCCGCGACCCGGCGCTGCCGAGCCGGAACGAGCCCCACGAGATCAGCCCCAAGTCGCGCCGCGTCCCGCTCCCGCTGGCCCAGATCGCCGTGGAGGAGGAGCGGCGGCCCGATGCCAACCGGGCCTGGAAGGAGTGGAACACGGAGGTGAGCGACGAGTTCCCGTACTCGTCCCGCACCGTGGTCGTCGACCACGACCGGTGCATCCTGTGCGACCGGTGCGTGCGGGCCTGCTCGGAGGTGAAACCGTTCAAGGTGATCGGCCACACCGGCAAGGGGTACGGCACCCGCATCAGCTTCGACCTCGACGCGCTCATGGGCGAGTCGAGCTGCGTGCAGTGCGGCGAGTGCATGAACAGTTGCCCGACCGGGGCGCTGTCGCTGCGGCGCCGGGTGCAGCCGCGGGCGTGGGCGGACTCGCCGGAGCAGATCCCGGTGAACCCGAACACCTCGTTCCCGGCGGCCTCGGGGTTCCTCACCGCCGACGAGATGCGGGACATCTGGCTCGTGTACGAGAGCCCGACGCGCGGCTCCCGGGTCGTGTTCCCGTTCCGCTCGATCCCGTACTCGTACCTGAAGTGGAACGAGGGCTCGGTGCGGAAGTGGGAGATCGAACCGGGCGAGCGCAAGCTCCTGTGCCGCGAGGGCGAGTACGGGAGCACGGCGTTCCTGCTCCAGGGCGGCGGCACGTTCGAGATCTACTCCCGCGGGGCGGCGCCGCCCCGCAAGAAGGGCTTCCTCGAGGGCCTGTTCGGCCGCTCCCGCAAGCCGCCGGCCGATTCCGACTACGGCCCCATCCTCCGCGTCGCGACCGGCGACGAACTCGTGATGGGCGAGATGACCTGCCTGACGCAGCGGCCGCGCACCGCGACCGTGGTCGGCGTCGCGGAACTCGACAACCAGCGGATCGACCTGACCTACGACGAGAACGGGTGGCCGAAGGCGGTGCGGGACCCCGCCGCCCGCGGTCCGGTGGTCGTGTACGAGATCACCCGCAACCTGCTGGACATGATGCAGCGGGCGGAATCGGCCCGCGACGACCTCGAGGAGATGTACACGTTCCGCGCGATCCAGACGAGCGTGACCCACGGCCGGCTGTTCGCCCCATTGGACCGCGAGGACCGCGAGCGGGCGGTCACGTTCCTGCTCACCGAGGGCGTCGAGTTCCGCCGCGTGGCGGCCGGGGAGACGATCGTCGCGGAGGGCGACACGGCGGCCGCGTTCTACGTCATCCGGCTCGGCACCGTGCGGGTCTTCACCACCGCCGGCGGCGGCGAACAGGTGCTCCGGTTGCTGTCCGCCGGCGACTACTTCGGTGAAGCGGCGCTGCTGGCGGACCGGCCGGGCGTGCGCACCGCGACGGTCGCGGCCCTCGACCCGGTCGAACTGGTCCGCGTGACCGGCCCCGTGTTTCGCAAAATGTGCGAACGGTTCCCCGCACTGCGCGAAGGGCTGAAGGGGGCCACGCGGGCGGCGGTCCCGGGCGTGAAGGGGACCCCGCCGCCCGGCATCCTCCGCGAGTACGTGCGGCAGGGGCTGTACCAGGGGCAGCGCCTCCTGGTCCTCGACCTCAAGACCTGCACGCGCTGCGACGAGTGTACCCGCGCCTGCGCCGACTCGCACGACGGGAACGCCCGGTTGTTGCGCGAGGGGCTCCGGTTCGGCGACTTCCTGGTCGCGACGTCGTGCCGCTCGTGCCACAAGCCGTACTGCATGGACGGCTGCCCGGTGGACGCGATCCACCGCCACGGCAACCACCTGGAGGTGGTGATCGAGAACCACTGCATCGGGTGCGGGCTGTGCGAGCGGAACTGCCCCTACGGGGCGATCGACATGGTGCCGCGCAGCACCCCGAACCCGGCCGCGGCCGCGGTTGCGGGCGGGAACCCGAACATGACGGCCGCCCGGCGCGCGGTGAACTGCGACCTGTGCGGCGGCGACGAGCCGTTCTGCGTCCAGGCGTGTCCGCACGAGGCGGCGTACCGCAAGGCGGGTCCGGACCTCATGGACGAGGTGCTCTCGCGGCTCAGCCACAAGCCGAAGTAG